The following is a genomic window from Pseudomonas promysalinigenes.
GTTCACCGCAGACCCAAGCTGGCTCGAATACGACTACACCCGTGCCATGCTGGTGGGCGCGCTATGTCATGAGCAGCCGGAAAGCGCGCTGTTTCTTGGTCTGGGCGCTGGCACCTTGACTCAAGCGTGTATGAAATTTCTGCCGCTGGAGGACATCGAGGCCATCGAGTTGCGTGCAGACGTGCCGCGCCTGGCCATGCAATACCTGGGGCTGGACGATGACCCGCGCCTTTATGTGCGCATTGGCGATGCCGTGCAGTTACTGACCACCGCAGAGCAGGCCGACCTGCTTTTCGTCGACCTGTATACCGACCATGGGCCGGGTGTCGGGCACCTGGCGTGGAATTTTCTCGAAAACTGCCAGAAGCAGCTCAACCCGGGCGGCTGGCTGGTGATCAACCAGTGGGCTACTGACGATGGCAAGCCGCTGGGTGCCGCGTTGCTGCGAGGATTGTACCATCGGCACTACTGGGAACTGCCGGTCAAGGAGGGCAATGTGATCTTGCTGGTGCCGGCAGACCTGGACCAAGCACTGGACATCGACGGCCTGCGGGCGCGGGCCGAGGCCTTGGCGCCGCGGTTGGGATATAGCCTGGAAGGCCTGATCCGCGAGATCCGGCCTGCCACTTGAAGGCCGTGCTGGCCTCTTCGCGGGTCAACCCGCTTCTAGCTGGCTGGGCGGACCCAATAGAACGGGTTCACCCGCGAAAAAGCCAAGGCGGTGCCTTTATGCAAAAACGATTCAGTCAATAAGCATTGATGGCGAGATACTGGCCGAAGGGCCAGAAAAATTTCCTCACTCCCTGGTGTATTTCAGGTATAGTACGCGCCGGTCTTTTAGCGGGCCTCAAAATCAGGTGGTGCAAATCCCCCGAGTCCAGCTTCGGCTGCACGTCCGCTAGGCGGACCTTCCTAAAGTTTTCTTTTTCAATCGTTTTCGCAAATCCCCGCCGACAAAGCTGCCTGGGTGACCGTTCCGGTCTTTCAAGGCACGTGCAGCTTTGCAGCATGGGTCTTTGCGGATGCACTTAGAGGCAGACCCATGACCCAGGAAACCGGCGGCTTCGCCGCTCTCGATCTTAATCCGAACATTGTTGCTGCCGTTCTGGCTACCGGCTATGAAGAGCCGTCCGCTATTCAGCAACAATCGATCCCGATCATCCTCGCCGGTCACGACATGATCGGCCAGGCGCAGACTGGCACCGGCAAGACCGCTGCCTTCGCCCTGCCGATCCTCAACAAGATCGATGTGAGCAAGCGCGAGCCGCAAGCCCTGATCCTGGCGCCAACCCGTGAGTTGGCGCTGCAAGTAGCCACCGCTTTCGAAACCTACGCCAAGCAGATGCCGGGCGTTAATGTAGTGGCGGTATACGGTGGTGCCCCAATGGGCCCACAGCTGCGTGCCATTCGCAACGGTGCGCAAATCGTCGTCGCTACCCCAGGCCGCCTGTGCGACCACCTGCGCCGCGACGAAAAAGTCCTCTCCACCGTTCAGTACCTGGTGCTGGACGAGGCGGACGAAATGCTCAAGCTGGGCTTCATGGACGACCTCGAAGTGATCTTCGACGCCATCCCGGCCAGCCGTCAGACCGTATTGTTCTCCGCGACCCTGCCATCGTCGATCCGCTCGATCGCCGAACGCCACCTGCGTGAGCCCAAGCACGTCAAGATCCAGAGCAAGACCCAGACCGTTACCGCGATCGACCAGGCCCACCTGATGGTCCACGCTGACCAGAAGATCCCGGCTGTACTGCGTCTGCTGGAGGTCGAGGAATTCGACGCGCTGATCGCCTTCGTGCGTACCAAGCAAGCCACCCTGGACCTGGCTGCCGCCCTGGAAGCCAAAGGCTACAAGGCTGCCGCGCTGAACGGCGACATCGCCCAGAACCAGCGTGAGCGCGTGATCGACTCGCTCAAGGACGGCCGTCTGGACATCGTCGTCGCCACCGACGTCGCTGCCCGTGGCCTGGACGTACCGCGTATCACTCACGTGTTCAACGTCGACATGCCGTACGACCCAGAGTCCTACGTGCACCGTATCGGCCGTACCGGTCGTGCTGGTCGTGATGGCCGTGCGCTGCTGCTGGTCACCCCGCGCGAGCGTCGCATGCTGCAGGTGATCGAGCGTGTGACCGGGCAGAAGGTGGCCGAGGCGCGCCTGCCGAACGCCCAGGCTGTGCTCGATGCCCGCATCAAGAAGCTCACCTCGAGCCTGGCGCCGCTGGTTGCCGAAGCCGAGGCCACCCATGGCGAGCTGTTCGACCGCTTGACTACCGACCTCGGTTGCAGTGCCCGTGCCCTGGCTTCGGCCCTGCTGCGCAAGGCCACCAATGGTCAGGCGCTGGACCTGGCTGCGGTAGAGCGCGAGCAACCGCTGGTGCCAAGCTTCGCACCGCGCGGCGAGCGTACCGAACGTGGCGAGCGCACTGAGCGTGGCGAGCGTGGTGACCGCGAGCGTCGTGCGCCAATGCCGCTGGCCGAAGGCCGCGTGCGCTGCCGTACCGCTTTGGGTGCCCGTGACGGTATCGCTGCCAAGAACCTGTTGGGTGCGATCCTCAACGAAGGTGGCCTGGCTCGTGATGCCATCGGCCGGATCCAGGTACGCGACAGCTTCAGCCTGATCGAGCTGCCGGAAGATGGTCTGGAGCGTCTGCTGACCAAGCTCAAGGACACTCGTGTTGCCGGTAAGCAGCTGAAGCTGCGCCGTTATCGCGAAGACTGATCCTGTCACGAAAAAAATCCCCGACATTGGTCGGGGATTTTTTTTGCCTCTGGTGTTTTCAGCGCAATGGCATTGCCGCTGGCATGGCTCAGTCGAACCGATAGATGTCCATGCCCAGCGCCCCCAGGGTGAAGCCTTGGTGCACGATGCCGAACTTGCCTCCAGCGCCTAGCGCGAAAAACAGCGGTAGCAGATGCTCCTCGCTGGGGTGGTTGCGAGCGGCAAAAGGCGCCTGTTTGCGGTAATCCAGTAGCGCTGCCTGGTCGTTAGCCTTAAGTCGCTCTACAACCCAGTCCCGGAATGCCAGCGCCCAGGGTTCGATCACGTCGGGCCCGGCGTGCCAGTCGAGTTCACCGAGGTTGTGCGTGATGCTGCCAGAGCCAATCAGCAGAATACCTTCCTGGCGCAACTCAGCCAGCGCCTTGCCGACCTTGAGCTGAAGGTCCGGCCCCGACTGGCTGGGTAGCGATACCTGAATCACCGGGATGCTCGCATCTGGGTACATCAGTGACAGCGGCACCCATGTGCCGTGATCGAATGGTCGTTGCAGGTCCTGGCGTGCCTGTAGGCGTTCGGCCACGCGGCTGGCCAGGGCGGGCTCGCCAGGTGCCGGGTATTGCACAGCGTAAAGTGCGGGTGGAAAACCGTAGAAGTCATGCCAGGTTTCTGGCTGTGCAGCGCTGGTCACCAGCAATTCACGGCTCTCCCAGTGCGCCGAGACAACCACGATCGCCTTGGGTTTTGGCAGGGCGTTGGCCAGCGCAGCCAAGGCCGGCCCGCTGGCGCCAGGTTGCAGGGCGAGCATGGGCGAACCGTGGGAAATGAACAGGCTGGGCAGCATGGTGAGGGTCCTGAGGTTTAAGATGCAACCATCTTCGTTCAGCTATCGATCGAAATCCAAATCAAGTTTTACCGGTAAATCATCTAAATATTGGGAGTGATCATGGAGCCAGCGTTCTGGCAGCAGCGATGGGCCGACAACCAGATCGGCTTTCACCAGGCGCAGGTCAACCCGTACTTGCAACAGTACTGGCCACACCTGCAGTTAGCCCACGGCAGCCGTGTGCTGGTGCCGCTGTGCGGTAAAAGTCTGGACCTGGCCTGGCTGGCGGGGCAGGGGTATCGCGTGCTGGGTGTGGAGTTGTCGCAGCGCGCGGTGGCAGCGTTTTTTCATGAGCACGGGCTTGAGCCCAAAATTGTGCAAAAGGGAGACTTCGAGATCTGGCGCCACGGCGACGTCGAGGTGTGGTGTGGCGATTTTTTTGCCCTTCAGCCAGAGGACCTTGCTGATTGCGTGGCGCTCTATGACCGAGCGGCGCTGATTGCCCTGCCGGTGCACATGCGTCTGGCGTACGTGCAGGCGTTGTCGCGTTCGCTGCCCGCCCGCTGCAGCGGGCTGTTGGTGACTTTGGATTACGACCAGGCGCTGCTGGCCGGGCCGCCATTCTCGGTAGGTGACGAAGAAGTTCGAATGGGCTTGGCCGGGTGGCAAGTCGATGAGCTCAAGGCCGTGGAGCTTATTGAGCAAAGCCCTAAGTTTTCACAGGCGGGGGTTTGCAGCCTGGTGGAGCGGGTTTATCAGATCAGCAGGTAGCGATGAAAAAAAGGGCGACCGAAGTCGCCCTTGTCTGCCCGTGAAGAGTCAACCGCGGCGACGCAGAGCCTCGATACGCTCTTCCAGCGGCGGGTGGCTCATCAGCAGGCCCGCGAGGCCATGCTTGAGGCCACCGTTGATGCCGAACGCCTTCAAAGTGTCAGGCATGTGCACCGGCAGCCCTTGCTCGACACGCAGGCGCTGCAACGCACCGATCATTGCGGCGGTGCCGGCCAGCTGGGCGCCGGCTTCGTCGGCACGGTACTCGCGGCGGCGCGAGAACCACATGACGATCATGCTGGCGAGGATGCCCAGAACCAGCTCGGCAACGATGGTCGCCACGTAATAGGCGATACCCTGGCCCTCTTCGTTCTTGAAGATCACTTTATCGACGAAGTTGCCGATGATACGGGCGAAGAACATCACGAAGGTGTTCACCACGCCCTGCACTAGCGCCAGGGTGACCATATCGCCGTTGGCTACGTGGCCGATCTCATGGGCCAGTACGGCACGCACTTCATCGGGCGAGAAGCGCTCGAGCAGGCCCTGGGACACCGCCACCAAGGCGTCGTTACGGTTCCAGCCGGTGGCGAAGGCATTGGCCTCGTAGGCCGGGAAAATACCCACCTCGGGCATTTTGATGCCGGCCTCGCGTGACAGCTCCTCGACGGTCTGCAGCAGCCATTGTTCATGGCGGGTGCGCGGCTGGCTGATGATCTGCGTGCCGGTGGTCATTTTCGCCATCCACTTGGAGATGAACAGCGAAATCAGCGAGCCGGCGAAGCCGAACACGGCGCAGAATACCAGCAGGCTGCTGAGGTTGAGGTCAACCCCGTTGGCGGCCATGAACCCGTTGAAGCCGAACAGGCTCAGGGTAATGCTTGCAACCAGCACCACCGCAAGGTTGGTGGCTACAAACAACAGAATGCGCATCATGGTTGTTACGTTCTCCTGACGGATGAGTCATTGCTTACTGCGGGGTATATAAGGTGCCTGCCGCCTGGATTCAATCGGGCGACTATTTCAAACTGTGTACGGCGCAGTATGGCAGAGGATTCATCGCGGGCTCTGGGATAGAGCGTTGCAGGATGTAAGAAATTTCCTTTGAGCATGGCAGGGCGGCAGTGCGGCCCATTCGCGGCAGAGCCGGCTCCCAAGCGGCTGTCGCAGTGCTTGAGGGCTGCGCTGTAAGTGGGAGCCGGTTTACCCGCGAAGAGGTTGGTGCCTACTGGGAATAAGTGCGCAGGAAATTGCCAATGCGGCCGATCGCGGCTTCCAGGTCATCCACCCGCGGCAAGGTCACCACGCGGAAATGGTCCGGCCACGGCCAGTTGAATGCAGTGCCCTGAACGATCAGCAGCTTTTCCGACAGAAGCAAATCGAGGGCGAATTTCTCGTCATTGAGGATCGGGCACACCTTCGGGTCGATACGCGGGAAGGCGTAAAGCGCGCCCATGGGCTTCACACAGCTGACACCTGGAATATCGTTGAGCAGCTCATAGGTACGGTTGCGCTGTTCCAGCAGGCGGCCCGGCGGCAGTACCAGGTCGTTGATGCTCTGATAACCCCCAAGCGCTGTCTGAATGGCGTGCTGGGCCGGTACGTTGGCGCATAGGCGCATGTTGGCCAGCATGTCGATGCCTTCGATATAGCTCTGGGCGTGATGCTTGGGCCCGGAAATGATCAGCCAGCCAGACCGGAAGCCGGCCACCCGATACGACTTGGACAGGCCGTTGAAGGTCAGGCACAGCAGATCCGGAGCCAGCGACGCGGTGCTGATGTGCACCGCTTCGTCGTAGAGGATCTTGTCGTAGATCTCGTCGGAGAACACCACCAGGTTGTGCTGACGGGCCAGCTCCAGCATGCCCAGCAGCAGCTCTTTGGAATACACAGCACCGGTCGGGTTGTTCGGGTTGATGATCACCAAGGCCTTGGTGTTCGGTGTGATTTTGGCTTTGATATCTTCAAGGTCCGGGAACCAGTCGGCCTGCTCGTCGCACAGGTAGTGCACCGGCTTACCACCGGCCAGGCTCACCGCAGCGGTCCACAGCGGGTAGTCGGGTGCCGGGATCAGAACTTCGTCGCCATTGTTGAGCAGGGCCTGCATCGACATCACGATCAGTTCGGAAACACCGTTGCCCAGGTAGATGTCCTCGATGGTGACGCCCTCGATCTCCTTCTGTTGGCAATACTGCATCACCGCTTTGCGCGCGCTGAACAGGCCTTTGGAGTCGCTGTAGCCCTGGGCGGTGGGCAGGTTGCGGATCACATCCTGAAGGATTTCGTCCGGCGCTTCGAAGCCAAACGGTGCCGGGTTACCGATGTTCAGCTTGAGGATGCGGTGGCCTTCCTCCTCCAGGCGTTTGGCGTGCTTGAGCACTGGGCCGCGAATGTCGTAGCAGACATTGGCGAGCTTGTTCGATTTGCTGAACTGCATGATGTGATCCCGATTGAGAAGACGCGCCGCCACCGCCCGCTCATCGAAAGGTTTGAAAGGGCGGCGGGCGGGTGCCAGACTTGAGGCCTTGCGCACGAAGCCAACTAATATACGTGCCACCCGCGTTACGGAAAAGACGGCGCGAGGTGAAATTCAGCCTGCCGAGGTTCACACATGCAAAAGATCGACAAGACACTTGAACAATGGCGCGAAATGCTCGACCCCGAGCAGTATCAGGTCTGCCGGCTCAAAGGTACCGAGCGGCCGTTCAGTGGCAAATACAACAGTGAGCACCGCGCGGGTATCTACCGTTGCGTGTGCTGTGACCTGCCACTGTTCGATGCGCAGACCAAATTCGATGCCGGCTGCGGCTGGCCGAGCTTTTACGCGCCCATCGAGCAAAGCGCGATGATCGAGATCCGTGACACCTCCCACGGCATGATTCGCACCGAGGTCACCTGTGCCCAGTGCGATGCTCACCTGGGCCATGTATTTCCCGATGGCCCTCCGCCAACGGGCCTGCGTTATTGCATCAACTCGGTGTGCCTGACCTTCGAACCCTGTAAAGGAGCCTGAGAATGGCCGCATCGATGCTGGACATACCCTGCGTTACCCTAGGCGGCGAGCAGAAAAAGCTCGGCGATTTCGCCGGCAAGGCGCTGCTGGTGGTCAACACCGCCAGCCAGTGCGGTTTCACCCCGCAGTACAAAGGCCTGGAGCAGCTGTGGCAGCATTATCGCGAGCGCGGGCTGGTAGTGCTGGGCTTTCCCTGCAACCAGTTCGGCAAGCAGGAGCCGGGCGATGCACGGGACATCGCGCAATTTTGTGAAGCCAACTTCGGCGTGAGTTTTCCTTTGTTCCGCAAGGTCGAGGTCAATGGCCCAGGCGCCCATCCGCTGTTCGTTGCGCTCAAGCAGCGTGCGCCAGGGCTGTTGGGCACTGAGAAGATCAAGTGGAACTTCACCAAGTTCCTCCTCGATCCAGCCACCGGCAAGGTTACCCGCTACGCACCCACCACCAAGCCGCAGGCGTTGGAAGCCGACATCGAGCGCCTGCTCAGCCGTTGAGCGGTACCCAGTGGTCGATCAGCGCCAGCAGTTCCTCGCGGCGAAACGGCTTGGCCAGGTAATCGTTCATGCCGGCCGCCCGGCAGCGTTCGCGCTCCTCGGGCATGGCATTGGCCGTCAGGGCGACGATCGGTAACTGCGGCCAGCGCCCGCTCTGGCGGATGCGCCGGCTGGCCTCGTAGCCGTCCATAACCGGCATGTTGCAGTCCATCAGCACCAGGTCGAAGTCTTCCCGGTCCAGCCACTCCAGTGCCTCGGCGCCTTGGGTGGCGAGCTGCACCTGGCAGCCGAGCTTGGCCAGCATGCCCTTGGCTACCAGCTGATTGACCGGGTTGTCTTCCACCAACAGGATGCGTGCGCGACCCTCAGCGGCGGTCAGTAGTGGAGTGGCCAGCGGATGCTCAGGGGCATGGCCCTGCAAGGTTCGGCTCAAGGTCTGGTACAGCGCGTTGCGCGACAGAGGGCGGGCCAGTTGGTGCAGGGGCGCCAGTTGAGCCGACTGCTCGCCGGGCAAGAAGTTGCCGTAGGCGGTTACCAGCAGGATCGGCGCCTTGAGTGCCGGGCGCAGTTGCAACAACTGCTGCAGGTCGTCAGTGATCAACAGGTCGATGCCATTGTCTAGCGCAGCGCTGCTGTCGTGCCGTTGGTAGTCCAGGCCCCAGCCAGGCAGCAGGCTCTGCAGCAACTCGCTCAGGCCACTGCCGGCATCGCTGAGGGCAGCTACCTTGCCGCTCAGTGCCGGCGGCTCAATGGCCTCGGTATGGGCAGGCAGTGGCAGGTCGGCACTGAAGCGGCTGCCAAAGCCAGGCTCGGAGTGAATGTGCAGATGGCCCTGCATGGCTTGGCACAGGTTGCGGGTCAGCGCCAGGCCCAGGCCGGTGCCGCCATATTGTCGGGTGATGCCGGCGCCAGCCTGGGTGAAAGGCTGGAAGATGCGTGCCTGAGCGGCCTCAGGGATGCCGATACCAGTGTCGCTTACCTCCAAGCGAACGCCGCCGACAATCGGCGTCAGGCGCACGTCCACGCGGCCGAAGCGGGTGAACTTCAGTGCGTTGGACAGCAGGTTGCTGACCACCTGACGCACCCGCGTGGGGTCGCCCAGTACCGAGCTTGGGAAATCCCCTGCGATCAGGCATGTCAGCTCGACGCTCTGTGCAGCATTTTGCGACAGCAGGTTAGCGGTGTCCTCGACCATGGCACCCATGTCGAAGGGGATACGTTCCAGTTCCAGTTGCCCGGCATCGAACTTGGAAAGGTCGAGAATATCGTTGAGCAACTCCACCAGCACTTTGCCCGAATCGTGGGCGATCGACAGTTGCTGGCGCTGCTCGCCGGCCAGCGGGCTGTCCAGGGCCAGGGCGATCATGCCGAGCATGCCGTTGAGCGGGGTACGGATCTCATGGCTCATGTTGGCCAGGAAGGCGGCCCGCGCCTGCGCCATGTCCAGGGCGCGTTGGCGGGCCGCTTCCAGCTCCTGGTTGGACTGGCTGAGGCGGCCGTTGCTGGCCTTCAGTTCCTCGGTGCGTGCCGACACGATATCTTCAAGCTCGTTGAGGTACTGGGTCAGGCGGTTTTCTGCTGTGCGCCGCTGCTGGATTTCGGTACTCATGCTGACGAACTGCTGGTTGGCTACTTTGACCAGCACGCCGATTTCGTCATATTCATGGCCTGGTGGGCAATCCACTCGGGTTTGCCCAGGCTGGCGCGGGTCGCGGCCGCTGAGGGCGCCGATTAGCGTCACCAACGGCTTGGTCAGCATCATGTAGAACAGCGCCAAAAGGATGCCGGTCAGCACCAGGCTGCGGGCGAAGCCGTTGAGTAGGGTAACCCCTGCGCGGTCCAGGAAGCGGCTGCCGAACGCATAGGTGTCAACGTCCAGGTACAGCGTGCCGAGGGTTTCATCGGGCATGTGGGTCAGGAACAGGCGCGCCTTGAGCTGGCGCTTTTCGCCGAACAGAAAGTCGCTCAGCGGCCGGTAGCGGTCCTCCAGGCGGGGGCGTTCGACATCGGCCAGGACCGTTTCGTTATTGTCTACCAGCCGCGCGCGGATCACCGCCGGTGACTGCAAAAGGCCCCGGGTCAGCTCCAGCGCAAGCTCCGAGTCGATGTTGTAGGCAATGCGTGAGGCTGTATTGTGGCTGATTTGCAACAACGCCCCAACTTCGCGGTTGATGGATGCGTCTTCGCTGGCATAATCGATGCCGATCTGGATGAGACTGAGCAATGTACCCAGGATGAAGCCGACCAGGACTGTCAACCGGGCTTGCTTGTATGACAGGCGATTGGTGAACTTGATATCCATGAGTCCCGAGCCGGTTTCCCGTTCCTTGCGCTGCGCAAGCATAGCCGATCAACCTCGGCTGCTGGCGTGTCTGTCACACATTCAGCGTTAAATCTCACCTGTCTTGCAAGGAGTCCTCATGGACGCTCGCTTGAATGCTTTCCTGGAACGTGCCGAATCGGTGCTGGCGCGTCTTGAACCCTTGCTGCCAGCGCCGCGCCCGCACATCGACTGGAACACCACGCTGGCCGCACGCTGGCAGCGCGATGGGCGCAGTGGCTACCTGTTGCCACTGGACGTCAGCCTGGACATCCGCCTGAGCGACCTGATCGGCGTCGACAAGCAACGCGATCAATTGGGGCGCAACACCCACCAATTCATCAATGGCCTGCCTGCCAACCACGCTCTGCTGTGGGGCTCGCGTGGCACCGGCAAGTCGTCGCTGGTGCGCGCCTTGCTGGCTGAGCATGCAAGTGCCGGGCTGCGCCTGATCGAGATCGAGCGCGACCACCTGGCCGATCTTCCACGTGTGGTAGAGCAACTGCACAAGCTGGCGCAACGCTTTATCCTGTTCTGTGACGACTTGTCGTTCGAAGCCGGGGAGGGCGATTACCGGGTGCTCAAGAGCGTGCTCGATGGGTCGCTGGAGCAGGCACCGGATAACGTGCTGCTGTATGCAACGTCCAACCGCCGGCACCTAGTGCCGGAAAAACAGAGCGATAACGAAAACTGGAAGATGGTCGACGGTGAGCTTCACCCCAATGAAGCGGTGGAAGACAAGATTGCCCTGTCCGATCGCTTTGGCCTCTGGTTGTCGTTCTACCCCTTCACCCAGGAGCACTTCCTCGACGTTGTCGAGCACTGGATCGGCCAACTGGCCCGTCCTGCAGGCCTTGCCTGGCAGCGTGACGAAGCCCTGGAAATTCTCGCCGTGCGCTGGGCAACCGGGCGCGGCAACCGTAATGGCCGCTGTGCCTATCAGTTCGCCCGCTACTGGGTGGGGCTGCAATTGCTGGAGCAAAAGTAAAAATGATCGATCTCAATGCCAGTGGCGCCGGCCTCGACGGCTACGACTTGCTGGCGGCGCAAGTGCAGGCGCTGTTCGCCGACGAGCGCGACTTCATCGCCAATGCCGCACAGTTTTCGGCGTTTCTCTATAACCAGGTGGATGACCTGAACTGGGCCGGGTTTTACCTCAACCGCAGCGAAGAGCTGGTGCTGGGGCCTTTCCAGGGCCAGGTGGCTTGCGTGCGCATCCCATTCGGCAAAGGTGTGTGCGGCGCGGCTGCGGCCACCCGGCAAACCCAGCGGGTGGAGGATGTGCATGCGTTTGCAGGGCATATCGCCTGCGACAGCGCGTCCAACAGCGAGCTGGTGATTCCGCTGATCAAACAAGGGCGGTTGATTGGCGTGCTGGACCTGGACAGCCCGAAGCTTGCGCGATTCAGTGAGGCCGATCAGGCTGGGTTGGAAAAGCTGGCGGCGATCTTTCTGGAACTGACCGACTGCTGAAGGCTGTGCTGGTAGTGGCGGCCTTTTCGCCGCTCCCACGAAGATCAGCGGGAGCGGCTTGAGCCGCAAAGAGGACGGACCAGGTCAGTCGTAGATCACGCGCTTTTTCCAGGTTTCGTCTTCGTCGGTCTTGAGCCCTTCGGTCAGTTCGTTCTGCTCGTTCTCGGCGGGCTCCATCTGGTCCATCACCTGAGCGTTGGCGCGTGCCAGCAGCTTTTCCAGGTATGTCAGCTGTTCTTCGTACTGTTTAGGCTCAGGCTGCTTGCGCAGATACTGCACCCCACGCTCGAAGGCCAGCCGCGCCTGGCCAGGTTGTTCCTGTTGCAACGCCTGTTGGCCGAGGTTGTTGAAAAACTCGATGTGCAACAACACCAGGATGTGGCGGATCTCCCGTACCCACTGTTTGCCTTCGGCGCTGGGCAGGACGTTGTCCTGGGTGGCCTTGACGATCTGGGTGTGCAGCGCTTCGAGCAGAAAGCGCACATCTTTGGCCTTGGCTTCGGTCTGAATCGGGCAGGGCGGGTTGTTCACCGGGATCCGCTCGCCTTGGGCTATCAGATCTTCGAGCTCGGCGATGCGTGCCTTGAACACTGCGTTGTGCTTGTCCAGCGCCAGTTGCCGTTGAGTGAGGTTCAGCTCCAGGCGTGCCAACAGCAGTTTCAAAGGCGCAGTCATGAACTGCCCGGGGAAGGTCTCGGTGATTTCGCCACAGCGCCGGACCCGGTCGGCAAGGTCGAGCTTGAGCCGCGCACGTTCGAGCTTGCTGTTTTCGACCACGTTATTGAGGTAGCCGATCACGATCAGCAACGCGATACCCGCCACGATGAGCAGAGTGATCAGAAGTGGTGTCACCGTTAGCGCCTCATCAAGAAGTTGCTTAATAAGAGTGTAGTTGTAGCGGCCGGTGCCGCGAAGGATGCCGCACTCGGCCCTTGATGCAGTGTGTCGGCCGGCTGCTGCTTTCCTCGAGTGATGGCACTTTGCGACGGACGTGTCAGAAAATCAACGCCAATCCATCGCCGGGCACTCTCGGCGCCCTGTGGAATAGCCGAAGTCATTGATTTAAATAAATTTCTATAAAAGGGTTGACGCCTGTTCGAAGGCTCCATAGAATGCGCGCCACTTGCAGCGTAAAGCACACAGCGAAACGCAGCAGGGAGTGAAAGCAGGCAGTAATGCCAGCAGCGTGTCCCCTTCGTCTAGTGGCCTAGGACACCGCCCTTTCACGGCGGTAACAGGGGTTCGAGTCCCCTAGGGGACGCCAATGCGGGAATAGCTCAGTTGGTAGAGCACGACCTTGCCAAGGTCGGGGTCGCGAGTTCGAGTCTCGTTTCCCGCTCCAGTTTCTCCGGCAACGCTTAATTGCGAGGCAGGAAAAGAAAATCCAGGGTGAATCGTGAGGTTCAAGCCTGGTGCACTGAAAAGTGTCGTGTGTCCCCTTCGTCTAGTGGCCTAGGACACCGCCCTTTCACGGCGGTAACAGGGGTTCGAGTCCCCTAGGGGACGCCAAATGCGGGAATAGCTCAGTTGGTAGAGCACGACCTTGCCAAGGTCGGGGTCGCGAGTTCGAGTCTCGTTTCCCGCTCCAGTTTAAATACTGTGGCGTCTATGCGGTGCAGTGGTGGTGAAGGTCTTCATGGCGCTTCACGCCAAAAGCGGTAAAGGTTTCACAATGCGGGAATAGCTCAGTTGGTAGAGCACGACCTTGCCAAGGTCGGGGTCGCGAGTTCGAGTCTCGTTTCCCGCTCCAATTATCGATCTTCAGAGTTCCTTGGAATTCTGTAAGTCCTTGAAAAAGACGCTTCGGCGTCTTTTTTTCGTTTCAGCGCAGTCTGCCTCAACCCAACGGCAGCCACGAACCTTGAGTGCATCTCTAAGTACAGCGATTGCGCGCAGTTGGCGTAGCGGATCGATGGCTGAGCTGGCCCTTGGGTATCGATATACACCTGCTCGACTTTACGAGCAGATGTTGTTGCGTGGGAACGCCCGCTGT
Proteins encoded in this region:
- a CDS encoding hybrid sensor histidine kinase/response regulator; amino-acid sequence: MLAQRKERETGSGLMDIKFTNRLSYKQARLTVLVGFILGTLLSLIQIGIDYASEDASINREVGALLQISHNTASRIAYNIDSELALELTRGLLQSPAVIRARLVDNNETVLADVERPRLEDRYRPLSDFLFGEKRQLKARLFLTHMPDETLGTLYLDVDTYAFGSRFLDRAGVTLLNGFARSLVLTGILLALFYMMLTKPLVTLIGALSGRDPRQPGQTRVDCPPGHEYDEIGVLVKVANQQFVSMSTEIQQRRTAENRLTQYLNELEDIVSARTEELKASNGRLSQSNQELEAARQRALDMAQARAAFLANMSHEIRTPLNGMLGMIALALDSPLAGEQRQQLSIAHDSGKVLVELLNDILDLSKFDAGQLELERIPFDMGAMVEDTANLLSQNAAQSVELTCLIAGDFPSSVLGDPTRVRQVVSNLLSNALKFTRFGRVDVRLTPIVGGVRLEVSDTGIGIPEAAQARIFQPFTQAGAGITRQYGGTGLGLALTRNLCQAMQGHLHIHSEPGFGSRFSADLPLPAHTEAIEPPALSGKVAALSDAGSGLSELLQSLLPGWGLDYQRHDSSAALDNGIDLLITDDLQQLLQLRPALKAPILLVTAYGNFLPGEQSAQLAPLHQLARPLSRNALYQTLSRTLQGHAPEHPLATPLLTAAEGRARILLVEDNPVNQLVAKGMLAKLGCQVQLATQGAEALEWLDREDFDLVLMDCNMPVMDGYEASRRIRQSGRWPQLPIVALTANAMPEERERCRAAGMNDYLAKPFRREELLALIDHWVPLNG
- a CDS encoding GAF domain-containing protein produces the protein MIDLNASGAGLDGYDLLAAQVQALFADERDFIANAAQFSAFLYNQVDDLNWAGFYLNRSEELVLGPFQGQVACVRIPFGKGVCGAAAATRQTQRVEDVHAFAGHIACDSASNSELVIPLIKQGRLIGVLDLDSPKLARFSEADQAGLEKLAAIFLELTDC
- a CDS encoding ATP-binding protein translates to MDARLNAFLERAESVLARLEPLLPAPRPHIDWNTTLAARWQRDGRSGYLLPLDVSLDIRLSDLIGVDKQRDQLGRNTHQFINGLPANHALLWGSRGTGKSSLVRALLAEHASAGLRLIEIERDHLADLPRVVEQLHKLAQRFILFCDDLSFEAGEGDYRVLKSVLDGSLEQAPDNVLLYATSNRRHLVPEKQSDNENWKMVDGELHPNEAVEDKIALSDRFGLWLSFYPFTQEHFLDVVEHWIGQLARPAGLAWQRDEALEILAVRWATGRGNRNGRCAYQFARYWVGLQLLEQK